A genomic window from Glycine soja cultivar W05 chromosome 10, ASM419377v2, whole genome shotgun sequence includes:
- the LOC114371999 gene encoding probable WRKY transcription factor 21 — MSRMFVDKWGGFLVFWCSLVWFLFSSLFFINFLEANMEEVEQANRVAVESCHRVLSLLSQPRDQVQHRNLMVETGETVVRFKKVVSMLHNGLGHARVRKLKNPQIPSSHQSIFLDNPNCKTLTNNNNNNHHSKKNLYFPQTSYPDNSVQEHGSTIKNSLSLGQPSLELSSNGKSPLHLTQQGSSNHYHFFQQQQQQRLLQQQQQQQQIKHQAEMLFRRNNSGINLNFDSTSCTPTMSSTKSFISSLSIDGSVANLDGSAFHLIGAPHSSDQNSQQPKRKCSARGDEGSLKCGSSARCHCSKKRKHRVKRAIKVPAISNKLADIPPDDYSWRKYGQKPIKGSPHPRGYYKCSSMRGCPARKHVERCLEEPTMLIVTYEGEHNHPKLPTQSANA, encoded by the exons ATGTCTCGTATGTTTGTGGATAAGTGGGGTGGTTTTTTAGTATTCTGGTGTTCCTTGGtttggtttcttttttcttcccttttttttataaattttttagaggCTAACATGGAGGAGGTTGAGCAAGCTAATAGAGTAGCTGTTGAAAGCTGCCATAGGGTTCTGAGTTTGTTGTCTCAACCAAGGGATCAGGTTCAGCATAGGAATTTAATGGTGGAAACCGGTGAAACTGTGGTGAGGTTCAAGAAGGTTGTTTCCATGCTTCACAATGGTTTGGGTCATGCAAGAGTGAGGAAACTTAAAAACCCTCAAATCCCCTCTTCCCACCAAAGCATCTTCTTAGACAACCCCAATTGCAAAACCttaaccaacaacaacaacaacaaccatcactcaaaaaaaaatctatacttTCCCCAAACCAGCTACCCTGACAATTCAGTTCAGGAACATGGTTCAACCATTAAgaattctctctctcttggACAACCCTCTTTGGAATTGAGCTCCAATGGGAAAAGTCCTCTTCACCTCACACAGCAGGGTTCATCAAATCACTATCACTTCTTTcagcagcagcaacagcaaAGGTTgttgcagcagcagcagcaacaacaacaaatcaaGCATCAAGCTGAAATGTTGTTCCGAAGGAACAATAGTGGCATAAACCTGAATTTTGACAGCACTAGCTGCACACCAACAATGTCATCCACTAAgtcttttatttcttccttGAGCATAGATGGAAGTGTGGCTAACTTGGATGGAAGTGCCTTCCATTTAATAGGAGCTCCACACTCTTCTGATCAGAATTCGCAACAGCCTAAGAGAAAATGTTCTGCCAGAGGCGATGAGGGAAGCTTGAAATGTGGGAGCAGTGCTAGATGTCATTGCTCTAAGAAGAG GAAACATAGAGTGAAGAGGGCAATTAAGGTGCCTGCTATCAGCAACAAACTTGCAGATATCCCTCCTGATGATTATTCGTGGAGGAAGTATGGACAGAAGCCAATCAAGGGCTCTCCTCACCCTAG ggGATATTACAAGTGCAGCAGCATGAGAGGGTGTCCTGCAAGGAAGCATGTTGAGAGGTGCTTGGAAGAGCCTACCATGCTAATTGTCACCTATGAAGGTGAACATAACCACCCCAAGTTACCAACACAATCTGCAAATGCATGA